From Cucumis melo cultivar AY chromosome 3, USDA_Cmelo_AY_1.0, whole genome shotgun sequence:
ATATCAATAATACTACCTAACTTGGATCTAAGGCTAGTGTACAATTCTTTATAGGACATATGTTCATTAACTGTAATCTCGGACACACTAAAACTAACGTAATTGTGCGATTCATTGAAAAAACCATCGAAGTAGACTGCAATTTTGGCCATCCTGACAAACATATTACAAATATATGAAACTATTACTGAATGTCCACATGTATGTATTATGGTAAATAATAAGGGATATCATGATCATCAATAAATGTAtgataatttatttatattgatataatataaaggggtatatatttacaaaaacaTATAAGATAAATAACTAATGTATCAAAACTTATATGTCTAAAATACATCGTCGAAAATATAACGTTAGACGTTATGGGAATGCTATGATTTAATGGAGTACAAAACATTAGAGGAATTGAGGAACATAAAGAACTGGATATATGTGAAGGCGGTGGAAGAATAAGAAGTTTCTGATAGTGATAGAATAAGAAGTTTCCGACGGTGAAGGATTACCGTCGGTGGAAGAAATATCCAACTGTGGAATAAATTTACGGCAGGGAAGAAATTGAATTGGTGAGCGGAAGACGGtggaagaaaaaatgaaattaagaaaactaattttgaataatatttctatattaaaacatatattatttgatattaattaAAATGCATTTAGTAAGAAAACGAATTTTGAATTATTGCATATTaattaaggaaataataatttagacaattatgataacaataatgtaattaagaaaataattaattcttATTTTCGAAATTGGTATATAATTAATGCTAATCACAAGGATAAAATCGTCTTAAAAATAACAGAATTTCTATTCAcgtaaaaaaatataaatataggaTATTTGTGAAATTTCGTAGGTAAAATTATGTCTTTTCTCTAAATCTTTTGATTTATTCTTGCTCTGGCCTTTTGGGGCTTGGCATAGGCTCGCCTTCACCTGAGCCAAGGGTGAACAAATCTGGCCCAATTTTGGGTTTGTTTCTTCAATCTTTTTTTGTGCTTACTCTTTTAACCATCGTTCTTTGAGTCCACGGTCAACAAATCCTATTTAcgaatttttaaaaacattgtTATACATTCGGAGCGGAAAAaattagggtaattataatcaataacaatttttagaataattattaagtatgtagcaatattttaaaaaaattgcaaatatagcaaaatttatcaacgataggagtctatcactgatagaccatataGTAAAtgttgaatataattgctacattttcAACTATCCCAAAAAATTAGGCTACTATAAAGAAAGTCATTCAAGCCCATGTAAATCTAAAAGAACCGGGTGGGGCCATTTTTGTTCGTAATTGTGTCGTTGAGGCCGAACCAAACCGACTCTCGTCACCGTGACGATCACAGAAACGATAGATCGGTCGAAACCGATTCTCTCTCTTACCTAAAGCGACGTATCGAACGCTGTATTGAAGTTGTATTCATTGGCTTCCTGTATTTCAAGTAACCCTGCAGTTTACCCCAATGTATTTTCTCTCTAATTTCACTTAAATTTCATCACTAACAGAAGAATTTTCGGCTTCTTCTTCGTGGTTGCGCACCTATAAGCACACTCTTTGGTTCCCAGGTTCAGTTTTTACTCTCTCACATTTTGTTCTAAATTTTTCTTGTTAGCTACAGATTTCATACTCTTGTCAGGTGATTTTCTCTTGACTTTAGATACTTGTTTCTCCGGTTCAGGTTTTATGTTTTATCTTATTTTCTCACATTTTCGTTaaattttgttgaattttttgTGCTGGTGAAGTTGGTTCTCTTGAATTCTATCATATGCAACATCACCTCTCTCTATATGTATGCATATTTTTCTTATGTATTTATGAatttatatgtatgtatattggaTTTTACCTTTGTGTAACATAGTAATTAGTTGCTTTATATGCAGAAAAGAGCTTAACTCAACTAGCATCGGCATGTCTAGTGGATCAAGAATTCTGTGATTCAAATCCCCACCCCTTGTACTCAAAAGAAAGTAGTGGCTTTATGTTCCTTTTCATTTAGATATTCATTTGAGTTAATTTTTTGTTGTCTGCTTACTCCTACTATAGTTTGCCTTTCCATCTCAATTACATTTTAATTGTTTGAGCTTTGCTCTATCTTTTGTTAAAATAGTTATAGAATGGGTAGAAGGAAGCAAAAGCAACCTCATTGCTCTGGGGGAATAAGATTTGAAGACCGTGGGGATCCCAAGACACAACTTGATATTAATGGGGTTGCGGAAACTGCTGCGGAAACATCAGACATCAAACTTGACGAGGTTAACGAGCCCATTTTTGTTGAAGTTGATCGAAGTGGATGGTATTCCAATGAGCACTATGATATTTCTGAAGTTTTTCTAGTGGATGTAAGGTTAGAAAACCCTTTTGTCCGTTTTTGCTTGGATAAAAGTATTCGTGAGAACTCGAGATACTCGTTAAGGTTTCGGTTGTGCAATGTAAATGGATCTCTCCTTGATCGTATTAAGTTTGGTCATTGGCCTGTTTTATCTTCAaatgatatatttttggaaCTTATTGAGAGAGACATCGAGGAAGATGTGAAAGCTTGCTCGGTGGTGTTATCGGGTAATTTTGATGGACCTGATGAGGCCATTTCTGGACTTGTTCATCTTGCAAATCTGAAGCTTATGACGTTGAGGCCAGTTGATGGTGTTTCTTTTTCCCAAAATACAGGATCTCTGAGGTTGAGGGTGGAAATACTATCGAGTGCTTTTGATGCTTGTGAGTCAATATTTGATAATGGCAGGCAGTTGTGGAAAAAGAGTATGATGAATACCATTGCTTGGTTGCGCCCTGAAGTAGTATTATCTGAGGTCAAGTATGGAGTTGTTAAATCGACTAATATGGACACTCATTTGCATCATGAGCCGGGGGATGACGCGTCCAACTCTAGAAAACATGTAAATTTTGATACTATTAGCTTTTATGACGCCATTAAGCCATCCAAGTGAGTATAGTTAGTGCTCATTTACTCGTgtatttagttttaatttacaGAACGTCTTTGTTTTTCTGCCTTTCCCATTTTTTCATTACTAATGATATAAGTTCAATGTAGAGATGAACCCGGGCTTGATGAAGACATTCCCAATTTGCTTCCGAAACTAAGACCTTATCAACGTCGTGCTGCCTACTGGATGGTACAGCGGGAGAAAGGATTTTCCGGAAATTCAGGTTTGGGGGAAAATGTGCAGCTTATATCTCCCTTGTGTATGGCCCTGAAATGTCTTAACACTTGTTTGAGAGTGTTCTACAATCCTTTCAGGTACCACCATCTTTACTTTTGAGTGTGGCTTTGTGGCATGAATAAAGTTGAAAATATGTGTTTGTCGATGTAGGTAGGAAAACCTACTTTTCCTCTTGTATGCTTACTTCTGTTTATCTCCAGTGGAAATCTTACTTTGAATGCAGAGCAAATTTTGCCACATGTTTACGGGGGTATTCTAGCTGGTAATTCCCACTAATGAAAATTCATTACATTTTCCTGAGCTTGGCATTTCATTGATTATGAGCATGACCTCTGATACAATTAGCTATTCTTATGGTCTTTATTTTGTCTGAATGATTCGATTTTTGCAGATGAGATGGGTCTAGGAAAAACTATTGAGCTACTGGCATGCATACTTTCTCATCAGATGTCAGTGTTTGAAGGTGGAAAAGGGTTTGATGTTGAAGTCCGACAGCTTGTTGAAGATCAGAGAACTGAATTTAAAAGATTGAAAAGGGAGCGTGTTGAGTGTCTGTGTGGAGCTGTTAGTGAAAATTACAGATACAAAGGGTTGTGGGTGCAATGTGATATTTGTGATGCATGGCAACATGCTGACTGCGTTGGTTATTCACCTAAAGGAAGAATTGTCAAACCCGTTGACACTGAGGATGGGAACAGTAGAAGGGAAAAGAGAAACAATAAGAATACATTAAATGTAATTGTTAGAGCTGAGGAACATGTCTGTACACCTTGCTTAGAGCTGATGCAGGCTACTGATTCTCCAATGGCTACAGGTGCAACTCTAATTGTCTGTCCTGCTCCCATATTATTCCAGTGGCAAGCTGAGATTTTACGGTATACTCTCATTTGACCATATTTCTACTTGTATCATTCATGAAAGTGCCTTtgcatttgattttttttacacCTGCAACTTTACCACCTCTATTAACTTGGAAATGTTGCTGAGTCACTTGTGACTACTGACTATATCAGGTTTGAAAAGCGGCAGCCAaatttacaatttttctttcaataagACATTGAATTACTTAATAATGCATGGTGGATCTCCTTATTCTCCTAAGAACAGCAGACAAGAATTACAAAATATACTTCTGCTGTCTAATATCATGAAGCTTTCACTTGATTAGATGCTTTACATCTGAGCATGATGGTTCCTATGATGAGCTTAGGACATCATACGTCAATTCACTTATGTGATATTAGCTTTTAGTAGAAAGAAATATGTGAGTTCTTCTTTGCTGtggccaatttttttttattgaaagcaataaacacgaaaccAAACTTACGTAGAAACCCAAGAATCGGGAGAAAAACTAcgatttttttagttttgttattttttgataatcatacaataggtacaagaggggaataaatagaaaagtacaaagagataaaaaaaggaaagaatattgtTAGACCTCCTCCTATTAAGTTTGTATATaagagaagaaataaaaaataaatactgTTAGTAGGTTAAGTAGTTAAGAGTTTGTTAAAGTCAGTCGGTTATGGGTTAGTATAAATACTGTTAGAAAGGTGGGAAAGGGCATGAGAGAATTGAGTAAGAAGTGGCTGTTGATTCTAGAGAGGAACAACAGAGATTGTTATGCGAATTGAGTTTCTCTCAATTCGAttaataattccatattgaaATAAAGTCAAATTTCATACCAAAGGTGGAGTTCCATCAAATATTTAGGGTAAATCTCCCCGATGGGCTAaacccactaattctaacactccccctcaagttgggacgtaaatattaatgaggcccaacttgctaacacaaaagttGAAGTTTGGTTTAAGAAGTCCCTTGGTGAGGACATCAGCAACCTGTTGGCTCGAAGGGATGTATGGAATGCCTATGCTCctactgtcaagtctttctttgatgaaatgccgatcaatctcaacatgtttagttctatcatgctgAACTGCGTttttagcaatactaatagcggctttattattACAAAAGAGCTTGAATGGAGTCttacattcctgatgaagatcagacaggactttctggagccaaatttccttacatattcccaaactcatagctctaTATTCGGCCTCAGCATTGcctcctggccacaacactttgcttcttatttctccaagttacaagattgcctcAAACAAATGTACAATAACTGGAGGTAGTCTGTCAACAACAGATCCTGCCCAGTCCGAGttagtatatgcctcaatggtctttctgtctgtctttctaaacatcaaccctttaccaagTGTCGTTTTTAAGTATCTCAGAATTCTTTTGACAGCTTTCATGTGTTCCTTttagggagcctgcataaactgactgacaacactcacaacaaaggaaatatcaggacgagtatgggataagtaaaaccaatttacccacaaggcgctgatattattctttatcaactggaacttgatcatcagagtttcctagtttacagttcaattcaataggagtgttagcaggacgacatcccaacatacctgtctcggttagcaaatcaagggtgtattttctttgagacacggagatgccttctttagatttggccacctccattccaaggaaatatttcgagatttctcaaatccttgatttcaaattcattacccATTCTCTGCTTAAGTTGATTGATTTCTGCCTGATCATCTCCAGATAAAacgatgtcatccacataaattATCAGAACTGCAATCTTCCCTGTCTtggaaacttttgtaaataaagtatgatcAGAATGTCCCTGACTGTACCTTTGGGATTTGACAAAGGGAGTGAATATGTCAAACCATGTTCTGGGTGATTGTTTCAGACTATATAAGGATTTTTGAAGTTTACAAACctgctgaccaaattgggcttcaaacccaggtggggggctcatgtagacctCCTCTACTAGATCTCCATTCAAAAAGGCATTTTTGACATCCAGCTGATATAGAGATCGATCTTTGTTTACAGCAACAAAAAGGACTCTgacagtattcaacttagcaacaggagaaaaagtttttgaataatcaacaccataggtttgagtaaacccttttgcaactaaccttgccttgtgtccgTCAAGTGTTCCATTTACTTTATATTTGAGAGTgaatacccatttgcatcccacaGGCTTGTGTCGCTTGGGTAGAGCACAAATCTCCCAAgtgttattcttttcaagagctttcatctcttccatgataacattcttccattcaggacatTCTAAAGCAATGTGAATATTTTACTGTAttgtggtagagtcaaggctgaCAGTAAAGGCTCTGAACTGTGGTGAGAGATTCTCGTATGACACATAATTAGATATGGAGTGCTTTGTACCGGACCtagtaccttttctcaatgcaataGGAAGATCATGAGAAGGATCATACTTGTTAATTTtccttgtatgaccctgttcagtTTCATTGTTACTAGTTTCTGTTCTGAATTTAGTCTCATTCATCACCACTGTCCTTTTCTTCCATGTTTTCAAGAACAACAACATCAGACCTGTCATTCTTACTtattgtattattagtacaaggttcaATAGGATTTTCCATACTTTGATCTCGAGGAGGTTCAGAGTCTTGGATTGGAGTCGACGGctgactagtaggggacccgACTTCCTTTATGAGATTTCCCCTGTAATACGTTTTCCAGgaaacttggtttgtgggtaggaTTATAGGATGATGATCAATTTCAGACACGGTTCTAGGAATAGGTTCGataaattcaaaggtgttgTTAGACTACTCTTCACCCACACTCTCCCCCTAAAGATGGCTAACGGAAAATAGGGTCGATCCTCACAAAAAGTAACATCCACAGTGACAAAGCATTTTCTGGACgacgggtgaaaacatttataacgcgctggtgaaggggatacccaacaaacacaagCCTGAacccgaggggtaaatttggtctgattagggccaaaaTTGTGGACATAAGCGGTACGCCTAAACACTCGAAGAGGAACCTCCGAAACAAGATGAGTAGAGGGGTAGGACTCCCTTAAGACattctaagggagtctgaaggtggaggatacgagaagacattctattgattaaatgagctactgtaagaatagcatctccccaaaGGTtcagggaagtggaaagcataagggaaCGGGCTACTTCCAGAAGGTGACAATTTTTTCGCTCGAcaactccattttgttgaggagtgtaggcgtatgagttttggtgaacaatccccttggaggctataaattcactaaggttattgttttggaatttttgaccattatcactccgaagaataacaatttttttttttatggaattgTGTTTCAATGATGTGATAGAAGTTTTAGAAAATAGAGGAAACTTCAGATTTATCGGTGATAAGGTAGAtccaggtaagacgggtatgatcatcaatgaaagttaTAAACCACTGTTTCTCAGATGAGGTGATGACCTTGGagggaccccaaacgtcactatggataagGGTAAAGGGTTGTgtgggtttatatggttgtgaaggaaaagaaactcgatgttgttttgcccgaatgcacacatcacaagataacaAGGAGACATCTATTTTAGGAAAGAGATGaggaaacaaatatttcatataagTAAAGTTCGGGTGACCCaatcgaaaatgccacaacgtAAAGTCatgttcagaagtgctaaaataggaagacagtaaactagtcctagagatactactaccagaggtatcatcatcaaggatgtaaagtcctcTGCTATGTCGGACAGTGTTAATCGTCCTCTCCGAACTCAAGTCCTGAAAGCAAATAGATTCCGGTAAGAAAGTAGTTTTACAGTGCAGCTCACGGGTGATCTTActgatagataacaaattgtaagaaagcttaggcacatgcaaaacattctagAGAGAGAAACCGTCAAAGAAAACTATTTGTCCTTTCTCAGCAATCGGGGCTAAAGAGCCATCGACTATCCAGATTTTCTCATTACCAGCACAGCGGTATAAGAGACAAAATGCTCTGAAAAACCTGTTAAGTGTTCTGTGGCCTCTGAGTCCAAAATCCAAGGATTTTCCCATCAAAACTAGTAAGGCCAAGGGACTGAGACATACTTGACTGAGCAATGACGCTTAGAATAGAAGAGCTGGTTTGACTTGCAGTAGGGCCAGTTGGCTGAGAGGTACTGGCAGTCTCCCTAACATCGGTACGCCTTGAATTCTATTGCTCGTTGGAGGAATGTTTGTTACCTCTTGGGGGCTGACCGTAGAGTTTCCAACACCGATTCTTGGTATGCCATTGTTTTTTGCAGTGCTCACTCACGAGAATTGGTTTCCCATTATTCTTTTCATTATCATGGGTCCATGATCGAGCACTAAAAGCAGCAGagttagttatataatttgaaggcacattagaaaacaaaattactGGGTTCTTGGAATATATCGGTAGATCGGTCGATTTAGACTGTACCTAGGATGCACCAACTTCAAAAATAGCTCTCCTGTAGGTTTGGTTAATTCCGAGACCACAAACATTTGGCTGTCCATAACCGGAGGGTGCCGATGACTCGCCTGCTTCAATCCCCAATCTGTTATGGAGTTGGTCAGCCTCGTTCCTACAGAAGAAAGGTTGCTGTAAAGGGTCGACGGATAGATTTGCATTGCTGTATAGACTTGACAGTTCTGCAGGTTGCTGTCCGGCAACGATGGGCGGCGTGTGCAGCGGCGAATGACTTGAAGGGTGAGATGGTTGGACAGGTGACGGCACGTAGAATCGAATGGGGTGGACAGTGAGATTAATGGACGGCGGTAGTGGGCCCACGCTCCCGACAGCGGCTTGTGAGGTTGTTTCTGGCCGGAAGGTTGCGTGGATGGTGGCAAGGGTTGGCCCATTGGATAAATCGGCGGTGTCTGAATCCTTTGGAGTAGTTTTTCCATGGTGATGTCAACGGCGGTAGCTTCTGTTTTGGTCTGggttttttctaaacttttatcTCGGGTTTCGTTGTTTCTTTGctttgataccatattgaaagcgaTAAACACGAAATCaagcttacgtggaaacccgaaaATTGGAAGAAAAATCACGATGTTTTATTTTCTGATAatcatacaataggtacaagaggggaataaatagaaaagtacaaatagataaaaaaaggaaagaatatttaggaTAAATCTCCCCAATGGGCTAAGCCcactaattttaacatttttaatgATAAAGTGCCAATCTAGTTCTAGTATGGATAGGGAGATTTTTATGAACCCCTGGGAAGAAATCACATTGGGTTGGAATTGTTTTAGTGATGAAAATGAAGGTGTCAAATGATGAGCTGAGTTAAAAGCTGTGGTTTCATTGACGTTACTCCATTTCGATTTCATTTTCTTTGTAGATTATGGCTGCATCTGTTTTTGTTTTCACATGCACGCATATCATCTTTGACCAGATGTTTTTATGAAAAGACTTGATACTAGTTCACTTAAAGGTTTTTGCATTTGGTAGTGCAAGCTGACTTTTCAGTTATTATTTATTATCCCAGTCATACTCGTCCAGGTTCAATAAAACTACTTGTCTACGAGGGAGTGAGGGATACTTCTCTTTTAGGCACATTGTCTGTTCAGATTAACGATCTTATCAACTCTGATATAGTCTTAACATCATATGATGTGCTTAAAGAAGACCTATCACATGATTCTGATAGGCATGAAGGTGATCGTCGCTTCATGAGATTCCAGAAGAGGTCGGTTCTTACCATCTTGAGAAATGTTccttaaattaatttaattgctTATTTCTTACACCGTAACTAGTTAATGTAATATTTTAGATTAAGGCCGTAGTCTCTTGTTTTAACCAATTTGCTTCTAGAGATAATATCTTTTGTATCCTTCTACAtgtgaatctttttttttttttttccttttgataAAGAAACATTTCATTGGTATATGAAATCAGTGGAGAACCCCAAACACCATAAGTTGGTTACATTAGAGAATGCCAATTACTGACTAAAAAGGATAAGCTATAATGAGTAAAAGAGTGCTCTGTTTTGCACCAAGAAAAAGCCGTAGACAAGACTAATTCCATAAAACAATAAAGGAGGAAAAAGAATCTTTATTCCCTTAATATCTTTGTTTACTACATTGGAACAATTTGACTGCAGAGTTGTAGTGGTATGCTTGTGTTTCTACTTCCAAGTAATTTTAAGTTTCTAACAAGATCGGTCCCTATTTGATTTCTTGTCAGTCATAGGGATTTGGGGGAAATGTTTTAAGGAAATGTTGACATATTTTCTTCAGTGTAGTTCTCTTTCAAAActgaaaattttgataatttatCCGGACTGTTCATGTTAGGTACCCTGTTATCCCTACCCCTCTCACTAGGATATTTTGGTGGAGGATTTGTTTGGATGAGGGACAAATGGTAGAGAGCAATGCTACTGCTGCTACTGAAATGGCTTCACGACTTTATGCTAGTCACCGCTGGTGCATCACAGGGACTCCCATACAAAGGAAACTTGAAGATTTATATGGATTACTGCGATTTCTGAAAGCAAGTCCATTTAATGTTCATAAATGGTGGGTTGAAGTTATAAGAGATCCATATGAGGTACGTGGCTTTCAAAGATTTGTTCAATCATGGTTATGGAGAAAGGgaaaggaaagagagagaaaatgccTCATAAAACCTTTGTTGGCCTTTGTCATCACAGCAACTCAGCCGTTGttactattttttatatattatcttttCTTACTTCTTCTTTAAGTATTATTCTGGGATTGCTTCATTGCTGTCATTGGCCCatgttgttttttattttgacTTTCCTGATTCCTTTTATCTTTTACCAACAATTTGCAGAGGAGGGATCCTGGTGCTATGGAATTCACACACAAATTCTTTAAGCAAATAATGTGGCGTTCTTTAAAAATACACGTTACAGATGAATTGCAGCTACCTCCCCAGGAGGAGCAAGTCACTTGGCTAAAGTTTTCACCAGTTGAAGAGCATTTTTACCAGAGGCAGCATGAAACTTGTGTGAGTTATGCCCGTGAAGTTATTCAAGGTTTAAAAGATGATTTTGTCAAAAGGAAAGTCCCAGGTTGTTAGTGATTGATTGTGACTTACATTCAAAAATCATATTTCTctgttcatatatatatattgccaTTATAAGGAAGAAGGTTGCTGTTAATATAACTTACATTGTTTTACTGCTTTCAGATTGTGTTTCTTCTGATATTCCATCTGATCTTCTTGTCACCCATGCCGATGCTGGTAAGCTGCTGAGCACACTTTTGAAACTTCGCCAAGCTTGCTGTCACCCACAAGTAGGAAGTTCGGGACTACGCTCATTGCAACAATCCCCAATGACAATGGAGGAAATATTGATGGTATTCCTCAAGTAAAGATATGTGAGTTTTCATGAAATCTGGTGTGCGACTTTAGCCTAAGTGGTCTTATTTTCAGGTCCTTGTTAGTAAGACGAGGATAGAAGGAGAGGAAGCTCTGAGGAGGTCAGTTGTTGCTTTGAATGCACTTGCTGGAATAGCTATTATTGTGAAGAAATTTTTTGAAGCCTTCTCACTATATAAAGAAGCTCTAGAATTGGCAGAGGAGAACATTGAAGATTTTCGCTTAGATCCTCTATTGAGCATTCACATCCATCACAATCTTGCTGAGATACTTCCATTAGCCGTGAACCAGTCACAATCTCGTTTAAAAGATCAATTTTGTCCAAGAACTTGCGAAGTGAAGGCATCCAGGATGGATGACTCTGAAAAGTATGTTGGTCATGTTCATATCATGAAGAAACAAAAAGTTAGTGAGACCCTGTATGCTACTTGCAGTGAAGATAATACAGGGAAGATGATAGACCATCCTCTTCAGCTGACAGGAAAAGATACAAACGCCAAAAAGGAAGAAAACTATGAGCCCCATCGGTCAAATAGTTACTTTGATGAAATATTCGTAAGAAAAGTATGTGAGGTTATGAGGCAGAAATATCTAGCTGTCTTTTCCTCAAAGCTATCTATTGCCCAGCAAGAGTTCACAAAGTCCTACATGCAGGTATGTTTCTATATCCTGCTTattggtgatatataattaaattttccttCAACCACAAGCTTAAACTTTTGGATGAATTTGTGGTTTAATATGGTATTAGAGCATGTGGTCCAAGGAGGAGGTCCTGTGTTCAAGCCCTTGCATTGTCACTTCCTCTcgaattaaaattgatttccacttgttgggcttttcaaatatttcaaaccCACAAGTGAGGGGGACTGTTggtaatatataattaaatttgccttcaaccacaagcttaagcttttggatgaattggtggtttaataCTGCTATCTTCCTCTAGGTGGTTACAATGTGTATAGTCATTCACTATATAACTCGTGTAAGATCCTTTTAACAATAAAGATTGATGGTATGATTACCATTATGTTCTATTCAGTTGCTTATTGACCCCTTTATTCTTTGGATGCTTAAATTGTAGTTTCTCTTTCTGATGGATAGTTTGGGTGCAAATTTCACCACTACTAACTTATGTGCCATACCTGTTCGACATGAAATGAAGGTTGGAAGTGAACTCAAAGACAGGGAAAATCTTAACGACGTTTGGTGGTTAGAAGCAGTTCACCATGCTGAACAGAATAAGGACTTCTCTCATGAGTTGATAAGAAAGATTGAAGAGGCTGTATCTGGAAACCTGAACAACTCAAAATCTAGAGTTGGATCTCGGTTAGTGGTGTCGAACTCTCTTTATTACATCATTCTTTTCCTCTGTTCCTACAAATCATGCTTTATGGCATGTATATTGCATGAATATTAACTGATTTTTTAGCTTGACAACAGTTTCCGCAGCATTAGTGCTTTGAAGTATCATGTTCAGAGTGGTTTGGACCTTTTGGAAGCTTCTAGAAAAGTGGTGCTGGATCGACTTTTAGAAATTGATCAGACCATGGAAAATCCAAAAGAAGAAGATATTGAACGTGTTAGGTACTGTCGAAATTGTCAGGCAGACAGTAATGGACCACCTTGTGTTCTTTGTGAACTAGATGAACTATTTCAGGTTCTTCCTGATTAATCCAATTACCTTGATGCTTCCTCTTCGACTTGCATTACGAATATAGGCTCTCTTCTCTTTCTAGGAATACGAGGCAAGACTTTTCCGGCTTAATAAAGTACAAGGAGGAATGGTTACTTCTGTTGAAGAGGCTGTTGAAGCTCAAAAGAAGAAGTCAGCACTCAACCGTTTCTATTGGAG
This genomic window contains:
- the LOC103496631 gene encoding uncharacterized protein LOC103496631 isoform X4 is translated as MGRRKQKQPHCSGGIRFEDRGDPKTQLDINGVAETAAETSDIKLDEVNEPIFVEVDRSGWYSNEHYDISEVFLVDVRLENPFVRFCLDKSIRENSRYSLRFRLCNVNGSLLDRIKFGHWPVLSSNDIFLELIERDIEEDVKACSVVLSGSLRLRVEILSSAFDACESIFDNGRQLWKKSMMNTIAWLRPEVVLSEVKYGVVKSTNMDTHLHHEPGDDASNSRKHVNFDTISFYDAIKPSKDEPGLDEDIPNLLPKLRPYQRRAAYWMVQREKGFSGNSGLGENVQLISPLCMALKCLNTCLRVFYNPFSGNLTLNAEQILPHVYGGILADEMGLGKTIELLACILSHQMSVFEGGKGFDVEVRQLVEDQRTEFKRLKRERVECLCGAVSENYRYKGLWVQCDICDAWQHADCVGYSPKGRIVKPVDTEDGNSRREKRNNKNTLNVIVRAEEHVCTPCLELMQATDSPMATGATLIVCPAPILFQWQAEILRHTRPGSIKLLVYEGVRDTSLLGTLSVQINDLINSDIVLTSYDVLKEDLSHDSDRHEGDRRFMRFQKRYPVIPTPLTRIFWWRICLDEGQMVESNATAATEMASRLYASHRWCITGTPIQRKLEDLYGLLRFLKASPFNVHKWWVEVIRDPYERRDPGAMEFTHKFFKQIMWRSLKIHVTDELQLPPQEEQVTWLKFSPVEEHFYQRQHETCVSYAREVIQGLKDDFVKRKVPGYCVSSDIPSDLLVTHADAGKLLSTLLKLRQACCHPQVGSSGLRSLQQSPMTMEEILMVLVSKTRIEGEEALRRSVVALNALAGIAIIVKKFFEAFSLYKEALELAEENIEDFRLDPLLSIHIHHNLAEILPLAVNQSQSRLKDQFCPRTCEVKASRMDDSEKYVGHVHIMKKQKVSETLYATCSEDNTGKMIDHPLQLTGKDTNAKKEENYEPHRSNSYFDEIFVRKVCEVMRQKYLAVFSSKLSIAQQEFTKSYMQVGSELKDRENLNDVWWLEAVHHAEQNKDFSHELIRKIEEAVSGNLNNSKSRVGSRFRSISALKYHVQSGLDLLEASRKVVLDRLLEIDQTMENPKEEDIERVRYCRNCQADSNGPPCVLCELDELFQEYEARLFRLNKVQGGMVTSVEEAVEAQKKKSALNRFYWSLLQQDKNSSSSKVGHEEPNKRDVGEKVMVSKHPSELEVVLGVIKNFCKTQLGRESIAAANKQLHLLEYMRKEYGHARSLAIAQAHVLNAHDEIKMATTRLCLRDNDDDSSAFSISEHELPAASVQYSSDKFMSLAMLSRVKGKLRYLKGLVQSKQTIPLHSSSDLALTQEPAITSTAMEQKNENTLKADEESCPICQEKLSNQKMVFQCGHITCCKCLFAMTEKTLHGSKIQTKWVMCPTCRQHTDFGNIAYADDSKNETLDPSTLLETSRKHEMSITVQGSYGTKIEAVVRRILWIKYTDSEAKVLVFSSWNDVLDVLHYAFAANNISFIRMKGGRKSQTAISEFRGQKINAKENKKKRLSTDLPELRSAQVLLLLIQHGANGLNLLEAQHVVLVEPLLNPAAEAQAISRVHRIGQENKTFVHRFIVKDTVEESIYKLNRSRESSSFITGNAKNQDQPFLTLKEVESLFASKASPLGENDDKGSETLRQLAPSMAATIAAERRLREHTT